Proteins from one Parasteatoda tepidariorum isolate YZ-2023 chromosome 4, CAS_Ptep_4.0, whole genome shotgun sequence genomic window:
- the LOC107452065 gene encoding protein obstructor-E-like isoform X2: protein MGCHYLRKGQLMVFFLISAYLSKLNVDAFVVNDKGISDETAYQQEDIESGDPYYARFKCPASFGAFPDIEDCSKFYICMAGFSRRMPCPPFHHFDKNRRRCMSILVAVCDKGEEEEATTLEEGKDTPDEMGSTVKDLVFVCPEVSGLFPHPTACAQYYTCSSFEPSLQTCPENELFDGIKMECRPESEVNCGSRNRPTGETTVASTPLLPESTPPEISTPNEETPEPTPPEPTPPEPTPPDHDCDDDDLDCIITVTGEIPKWFKCPVDIGSYRHPSSKKLFIFCINWKPYVKKCGQGLIYSQEVRTCVPIQYPE from the exons ATGGGGTGTCATTATCTACGAAAAGGTCAACTTA tggTATTCTTTCTTATCAGCGCTTATCTATCCAAACTAAACGTTGATGCTTTTGTTGTGAATGATAAAGGTATTTCAGATGAAACTGCTTATCAGCAAgaag ATATCGAATCAGGTGATCCTTACTACGCCAGGTTCAAATGCCCTGCTTCATTCGGTGCTTTCCCTGATATAGAAGATTGTTctaagttttatatttgtatggctGGATTTTCTCGTCGCATGCCTTGTCCACCATTTCACCATTTCGATAAGAATAGGCGACGATGTATGTCGATATTGGTTGCAGTTTGTGACAAAGGGGAAG AAGAAGAAGCAACAACACTTGAAGAAGGAAAAGATACCCCCGATGAAATGGGATCTACGGTGAAAG ATTTAGTGTTCGTGTGTCCAGAAGTATCTGGATTGTTCCCTCACCCAACAGCGTGTGCCCAATATTATACTTGTTCATCCTTCGAACCATCATTACAAACCTGTCCTGAGAATGAATTGTTTGATGGAATCAAGATGGAATGTAGACCCGAAAGCGAAGTAAATTGTGGATCGAGAAACCGACCAACAG GTGAAACCACTGTTGCTTCAACCCCTTTGCTGCCTGAATCCACACCTCCTGAAATCAGTACTCCAAACGAAGAAACTCCAGAACCAACTCCTCCAGAACCAACTCCTCCAGAACCAACCCCTCCAGATCATGATTGCGATGACGATGATCTTGATTGCATAATCACAGTAACTGGAGAAATTCCCAAGTGGTTCAAATGTCCAGTAGACATTGGCTCCTATCGTCACCCGAGTAGCAAAAAACTcttcattttttgcattaattggAAACCATACGTGAAGAAATGCGGTCAAGGGTTGATTTATTCGCAGGAAGTGAGAACCTGTgttccaattcagtaccccgaATAA
- the LOC107452065 gene encoding protein obstructor-E-like isoform X1, which translates to MGCHYLRKGQLMVFFLISAYLSKLNVDAFVVNDKGISDETAYQQEADIESGDPYYARFKCPASFGAFPDIEDCSKFYICMAGFSRRMPCPPFHHFDKNRRRCMSILVAVCDKGEEEEATTLEEGKDTPDEMGSTVKDLVFVCPEVSGLFPHPTACAQYYTCSSFEPSLQTCPENELFDGIKMECRPESEVNCGSRNRPTGETTVASTPLLPESTPPEISTPNEETPEPTPPEPTPPEPTPPDHDCDDDDLDCIITVTGEIPKWFKCPVDIGSYRHPSSKKLFIFCINWKPYVKKCGQGLIYSQEVRTCVPIQYPE; encoded by the exons ATGGGGTGTCATTATCTACGAAAAGGTCAACTTA tggTATTCTTTCTTATCAGCGCTTATCTATCCAAACTAAACGTTGATGCTTTTGTTGTGAATGATAAAGGTATTTCAGATGAAACTGCTTATCAGCAAgaag cAGATATCGAATCAGGTGATCCTTACTACGCCAGGTTCAAATGCCCTGCTTCATTCGGTGCTTTCCCTGATATAGAAGATTGTTctaagttttatatttgtatggctGGATTTTCTCGTCGCATGCCTTGTCCACCATTTCACCATTTCGATAAGAATAGGCGACGATGTATGTCGATATTGGTTGCAGTTTGTGACAAAGGGGAAG AAGAAGAAGCAACAACACTTGAAGAAGGAAAAGATACCCCCGATGAAATGGGATCTACGGTGAAAG ATTTAGTGTTCGTGTGTCCAGAAGTATCTGGATTGTTCCCTCACCCAACAGCGTGTGCCCAATATTATACTTGTTCATCCTTCGAACCATCATTACAAACCTGTCCTGAGAATGAATTGTTTGATGGAATCAAGATGGAATGTAGACCCGAAAGCGAAGTAAATTGTGGATCGAGAAACCGACCAACAG GTGAAACCACTGTTGCTTCAACCCCTTTGCTGCCTGAATCCACACCTCCTGAAATCAGTACTCCAAACGAAGAAACTCCAGAACCAACTCCTCCAGAACCAACTCCTCCAGAACCAACCCCTCCAGATCATGATTGCGATGACGATGATCTTGATTGCATAATCACAGTAACTGGAGAAATTCCCAAGTGGTTCAAATGTCCAGTAGACATTGGCTCCTATCGTCACCCGAGTAGCAAAAAACTcttcattttttgcattaattggAAACCATACGTGAAGAAATGCGGTCAAGGGTTGATTTATTCGCAGGAAGTGAGAACCTGTgttccaattcagtaccccgaATAA